One stretch of Podospora bellae-mahoneyi strain CBS 112042 chromosome 2, whole genome shotgun sequence DNA includes these proteins:
- a CDS encoding hypothetical protein (antiSMASH:Cluster_3), with amino-acid sequence MSITIRPAVKGDLDTIVKIAQLVAPYAENIPYLYPEEYRQDHLKRLRKGYRFCLFSPDFILMVAKVPDSGTPGDIDMQGSKSITACAIWTKVPKDGLNDEPVDITQHHLRGARQGAGTTARKAVRQAAPRYERRKHQPVPYEGLQRCRRAGLGVLPE; translated from the coding sequence ATGTCCATCACAATCCGCCCCGCCGTAAAAGGCgacctcgacaccatcgTCAAAATCGCCCAACTCGTGGCGCCATACGCGGAAAACATACCCTACCTCTACCCAGAAGAATACCGTCAAGATCACTTGAAGAGACTCCGCAAAGGATACCGCTTTTGCCTCTTCTCTCCAGATTTTATCTTGATGGTTGCAAAAGTCCCCGACTCAGGAACACCAGGCGACATCGACATGCAGGGCAGCAAATCCATCACCGCCTGCGCCATCTGGACCAAAGTTCCCAAAGACGGCCTGAATGACGAGCCAGTGGATatcacccaacaccacctaCGAGGAGCTCGCCAAGGAGCCGGAACAACCGCTAGAAAAGCCGTCCGACAAGCAGCCCCCCGATACGAGCGAAGAAAACATCAGCCAGTGCCGTATGAAGGCCTTCAACGCTGCCGTCGCGCGGGATTGGGAGTATTACCA
- a CDS encoding hypothetical protein (EggNog:ENOG503NY8Z; antiSMASH:Cluster_3; COG:T; COG:U) has translation MAPVSITTALLDLVAVVGETAAAVATFCRRSRDARSDLLAVTGELAQLQLVLELLREDTAVIDDGAIPEDVHNRALSTIGNCSNVTEEINKTLGSCERPNRGLQWTFAIKAEVNGQRELLKAHRDTLHMALDAVALLAVKGLKSAKSQASVTVHDVGSDSEELIDVCTAVTIPSTTGDQDLGRIQNTGVVTTYTEEPPHDLRSQWDDIFETLDQDSNGIINGDEAVPFFQQFNLPSQTLAEIWDQADEGSRGYLTKGQFAHAMELIQRARHDQLFNELDTGGKGYLLGTEASPFFEQSCLPVETLGRIWQQVDKDNKGFLSREEFGMVLDRIREEKLVEPEDKARFDEVFARLDVDGKGMIRGEEACVFLNNSKLPDLVLGQIWELADVDTDGYLTKDEFAVAMYMIKQQRMGVTRLPKVVIRGVRFFDS, from the coding sequence ATGGCTCCGGTATCCATCACTACTGCGCTTTTAGATCttgtcgccgtcgtcgggGAAACGGCAGCGGCGGTTGCTACGTTTTGTCGGCGTTCCCGAGATGCAAGGTCTGACCTTTTGGCAGTGACGGGCGAGTTGGCGCAGCTTCAGCTCGTGCTCGAGTTGCTGAGAGAGGATACGGCTGTCATTGATGACGGAGCCATACCCGAGGATGTTCACAACCGAGCTCTTTCGACGATCGGGAACTGCTCGAATGTCACTGAGGAGATCAACAAAACCCTTGGCAGCTGCGAGCGCCCCAATCGGGGCCTGCAGTGGACGTTTGCGATTAAGGCTGAGGTTAATGGTCAGCGGGAATTGTTGAAGGCTCACCGAGATACACTGCACATGGCGCTGGATGCCGTTGCTCTTTTGGCTGTTAAAGGTCTTAAGAGTGCTAAAAGTCAGGCTTCGGTGACTGTGCACGACGTCGGTTCGGATTCGGAAGAGTTGATAGATGTCTGCACCGCGGTCACCATCCCCTCAACCACTGGAGATCAGGATCTGGGAAGAATTCAGAACACCGGAGTTGTCACAACATACACCGAGGAACCACCACATGATCTTAGATCCCAGTGGGATGACATCTTCGAAACTTTGGACCAGGACAGCAATGGGATTATAAACGGAGACGAAGCGGTGCCCTTCTTTCAACAGTTCAACCTACCAAGCCAAACCCTTGCTGAAATTTGGGACCAGGCAGACGAAGGCAGCCGAGGATATTTGACCAAAGGACAGTTCGCTCATGCAATGGAGCTCATTCAGCGCGCCCGCCACGACCAGCTCTTTAACGAGCTTGACACaggagggaaaggatacCTCCTTGGCACGGAAGCAAGCCCCTTTTTTGAACAGTCCTGTCTACCAGTCGAGACGCTGGGGAGGATCTGGCAGCAGGTGGATAAAGACAACAAGGGGTTCCTCAGCAGAGAGGAGTTTGGGATGGTGTTAGATCGTATTAGGGAGGAAAAATTGGTCGAGCCGGAGGATAAGGCGCGGTTTGATGAGGTCTTTGCAAGGCTTgatgtggatgggaagggtaTGATCAGAGGGGAGGAAGCGTGTGTTTTCTTGAATAATTCCAAACTGCCGGATCTGGTGTTGGGACAGATATGGGAGCTGGCAGATGTGGATACGGATGGGTATCTTACCAAGGATGAGTTTGCCGTGGCGATGTATATGATAAAGCAGCAGAGGATGGGAGTTACGAGACTGCCGAAGGTTGTGATTAGGGGCGTGAGGTTCTTTGATTCATAG
- a CDS encoding hypothetical protein (COG:L; EggNog:ENOG503PBDI; antiSMASH:Cluster_3) — MTLTFSHMSADSFIEQQLKGRKRPRVREAVSCWQCRTRKTRCDRESPCGQCKHRGVATECIYSTPKDRQDVPRSRSRLRVPSSSSAPSPSAQLSPEGPTQTHTPPDSCSSRGETPESTPTTPSPAEKQNVARAPRGNAYKGTAFKTRVMGLSHWLAPCNEMTVLKAMLDHSPEFHTSRKAFAELKAQLRTYNNVSEPSVGRDSASLRSLLPERQECEAWIAKYFQTYGRLYGILDQPAFNRDLERIYSGSLDHPVHICKILLAVSIAMQSSEQERHRGRRLARAVENCIYTPKFQKPCCGVVQVLLLLAVMKSILASETDKMYDLLPLHGLIRDITTSMGLHRDPALFVEVTPYFAELRKRLWWCFVRLNLEYSIRSGTQFSLRLEESDCPLPLPISLRTLDRESDGTTDSDLERTAENDIKFSVAAAKLAQVIGPLHQALYSPQPPSTNEIQARLRAGFGKFLTELPPALRSGAKPTDPIEELQQSLISIPMTSFLSITGLGSTLGTSPDASQRSQLLELWDNAASILHQFRSLCQISSDMSNTACQLFWTDAARSAMASCWILGRLRQLDNIRILFHPQRTGCVFRELLIKSLVFLQDLWQTRYHLGVVAAKFNLLLAVSINVTSNLYADDVNTDTSRQRLFDGAATAAQGLIASMLHGVQLRQQQQFSVPLITLDPPTLMSASVEYPTWEVSDTGIELLGVPDPLSRASTPLLGPDFLPFDYPTNVDFAGVMYTNNDFDFAMETGGMFQDNMTMGLPPFVEQQGMVPLW, encoded by the coding sequence ATTTACAGCACTCCCAAAGACCGCCAGGACGTTCCAAGATCGCGATCAAGACTGCGTGTTCCTTCATCGTCCtcagctccctcaccatcagcaCAACTATCCCCTGAGGGCCCGACACAAACACACACGCCACCAGACAGCTGCTCATCAAGAGGGGAAACACCAGAGtccacaccaacaacgccatcaccagccgAAAAGCAGAATGTTGCTCGGGCACCGAGAGGCAATGCCTACAAGGGCACTGCGTTCAAGACTCGCGTGATGGGTCTGAGCCATTGGTTGGCTCCATGTAACGAGATGACAGTGTTGAAGGCAATGTTGGATCACTCGCCTGAATTTCACACTAGTCGCAAGGCATTTGCCGAGCTCAAAGCTCAGCTAAGGACATACAACAATGTCTCCGAACCGTCAGTGGGAAGAGACAGCGCCAGCCTTCGATCGCTATTACCCGAACGACAGGAATGCGAGGCGTGGATCGCGAAATACTTCCAGACATATGGGCGCCTGTACGGAATCCTCGACCAGCCAGCTTTTAACAGGGATTTGGAACGCATTTATTCAGGTTCCCTCGATCATCCGGTGCACATATGCAAAATCCTGCTAGCCGTCAGCATCGCCATGCAGAGCAGCGAACAAGAGAGGCACcgtgggaggagattggcGAGGGCTGTCGAGAATTGCATATATACACCAAAGTTCCAAAAGCCATGTTGTGGTGTGGTACAGGTTTTGCTGCTATTAGCAGTCATGAAGAGCATTTTGGCGTCAGAGACGGACAAGATGTACGATTTGCTTCCGCTTCATGGGCTGATCAGGGATATCACAACCAGCATGGGTCTTCATCGCGACCCAGCACTCTTCGTGGAGGTCACGCCGTATTTTGCCGAGCTCAGAAAGCGCCTCTGGTGGTGCTTCGTGCGGTTGAATTTGGAGTACTCGATACGAAGTGGAACACAGTTCAGTTTGCGCTTGGAGGAAAGCGACTGCCCATTACCACTGCCGATCAGTCTCCGTACGTTAGACCGGGAATCCGACGGAACGACAGACTCGGATCTTGAAAGGACAGCCGAAAATGACATCAAGTTTTCGGTCGCTGCAGCAAAGCTGGCCCAAGTCATTGGACCTTTACACCAAGCGCTTTATtcaccccaacctccttctACCAACGAAATTCAGGCGCGTCTTCGAGCGGGATTCGGGAAGTTCCTGACAGAACTACCACCTGCACTGAGATCTGGCGCCAAACCCACAGACCCAATCGAGGAGCTTCAGCAATCTCTGATCTCGATCCCAATGACCAGCTTCCTCTCTATTACTGGACTGGGCAGCACATTAGGCACATCTCCAGATGCTTCGCAACGCAGTCAGCTGTTGGAACTATGGGACAATGCCGCTTCTATTTTGCACCAGTTCCGCAGTTTATGTCAGATTAGCTCTGACATGAGCAACACAGCCTGCCAGCTATTCTGGACCGATGCTGCTCGTTCGGCGATGGCATCTTGCTGGATTCTTGGCCGACTACGCCAGCTAGACAACATCCGCATTCTTTTCCACCCACAAAGGACAGGGTGTGTCTTCCGCGAGCTGTTGATCAAATCTCTGGTTTTTCTGCAAGATCTATGGCAGACGAGGTATCACCTAGGAGTGGTGGCAGCCAAGTTCAATTTGTTGCTAGCGGTCAGCATCAACGTCACATCAAACCTGTACGCCGATGACGTCAACACAGACACATCCAGGCAAAGACTCTTTGATGgggcagcaacggcagcacAAGGGCTGATTGCGAGTATGCTGCATGGCGTGCAGCtacggcagcaacaacagttCTCTGTGCCACTCATTACGCTCGATCCTCCAACTCTTATGTCTGCTTCTGTGGAATATCCCACGTGGGAGGTATCGGATACTGGCATAGAGCTGTTGGGTGTTCCGGACCCCTTGTCTCGGGCCAGCACACCTTTGCTGGGGCCTGATTTTCTGCCTTTCGATTATCCCACGAATGTGGACTTTGCTGGTGTTATGTACACGAACAAcgactttgactttgccATGGAGACTGGGGGGATGTTTCAGGATAATATGACGATGGGGTTGCCGCCGTTTGTGGAGCAACAGGGAATGGTGCCTTTGTGGTAG